Proteins from a genomic interval of Streptomyces sp. NBC_00820:
- a CDS encoding non-ribosomal peptide synthetase, whose translation MNTSQLIDDLHNVGVRLWEENGLLRYRAPRHVMTPERLEQLREHKQAVLAELRRSGAGPRLTADPGSRYEPFPLTDVQSSYLLGRSRAYEYGGVGCQAYLEVRFPRFEPSRVREAWRTLVERHDALRTVIHPDGYQQVLREVPEQRVEIADLRDAPAGECREAAGRARTELSARDFRPEEWPLHELRVTAGEREVVVHLAIDLLICDYASVQLLLGELEQLCLRPDLGLPEPEIRYRDYLTAERGLRDETFERDRAYWWNRLDAADRGDADSPDAEAVPLAPAPALPLAAPSGQARGGGPLPDDEAADRGAPAEDTPRFERLQSQLPPDLWQKLRQRAAGHGVTPTVALLSAYAEVVGRWSGQSAFTLDLPLFNRLPLHPEVPLLVGDFTSVELLTVDGSAGGSFAARAQAVQARLWQDLDHGMCSGVEVLRELGRRRGRDAALMPVVFTSTVGLGDGADTDPPRLREGEIVLGHSRTPHVWIDCQVMEHRDALLLGWDVRCDVLAEGVAEEAFAAFEAAVRRLADSDAAWGQASVVDLPEAQRERRERVSRTERPRAERLLHDAVFAQALTTPDRPAVIAGDRQLTYGQLAAAARSVAAGLAADGDPAGRLVGIVMDKGWEQIAAVLGTLLAGAAYLPVDTDQPAARRTTVLTDAGVSAVLTQPWLTVDLPGVRTLTVDAVPGADTQAPPLSRATPDDPAYVIYTSGSTGTPKGVVISHRAAWNTVADVNERFAVGPDDRVLGLSGLGFDLSVYDVFGPLAHGGCLVLPDAGRHADPAHWAELVDRHGVTLWNSVPAQLQMVDSYLAGDTGQRLSSLRVALLSGDWIPVPLVHRIAARLPGCALTSLGGATEAAIWSIVHPIAPKALTGPSVPYGTPLTNQGWRVLDTALRDCPDLVPGELYITGAGLALGYLGDPARTAERFVTHPGTGQRMYRTGDVGRYLRDGSIELLGRVDDQVKIRGHRVEPGELAAAIETHPAVASAVALVTGDDPTARRLAAFATTAPGSRPLLPADRAALDAAAAAGAEIGAAVDPALLTAFLDLADEVALSAIAQTLRAAGLFAGPDAAHTVHEAAAALGAHTRHTRAVRRWLRALTGAGRLRHDAAADRYAGLSTDGFTDPHEGWRRLEELGERLDYGADLLRLVRTSSEHLPELLRGEEDPLALLFPQGNLDVAEATYRDNLVSRSLNRVAVAGLRALAARHEGGEPLRVLEVGAGVGGTSIDLIPELAGFEVDYLFTDISRFFLGEARRRFERYPWVRYGLFDINVDAAEQGLGANSFDVVLCANVLHNSKDAAQTLRRLRELLAPGGWLVFMEATLERHPLLVSMEFIDGLSSGFDDVRRSGDQTFLTHRQWTDLLAQAGAEPELCFPAPDDALALAGQQVFFTRLKTDRAALTHAELTRHLAQRLPDYLLPSHLEILDDFPLTPNGKTDRARLRRRLPASGRTDMGTAAAQRPADELERRLAALWAQVLERPHVGRDDDFFRLGGDSLLVARLVGRLREEEPAAAGIDWEHLLRQMLQCPTIAALANFLREARTSPEPSPRPGTGGARMTPTLLADGPEDRPATVLVHDGSGTLLPYQALLDEYRRRPARGALIGLEAGSSDRYLEVEPALLISRLGGEYARTLLADGRRRLRVIGYCMGGLIATEVARALAEGGAEVTDLTVISCYRPPFEVYDDLIAEYTFALSLGVDPATVGFPADSYTLGEAIAAVLETTPGRLGNGALARLGAPFDKVARHFQDLAGQHPAERLDILARAAEQFTGPLDRDRLARRYDVFRHSLFAVTRYRPQPYAGDITFLRHTGQYGFLPGLQQDMTAYWQDVCLGDLRVHDIDGDHFGCVAGPRAAAVRDLLGDGAR comes from the coding sequence TTGAACACCAGCCAGCTCATCGATGACCTTCACAACGTCGGCGTACGGCTGTGGGAGGAGAACGGCCTGCTGCGCTACCGGGCACCCCGTCACGTGATGACGCCGGAGCGGCTGGAACAACTCCGCGAACACAAACAGGCCGTCCTGGCGGAACTGCGCCGCTCCGGCGCCGGTCCCCGGCTCACCGCCGACCCCGGCAGCCGGTACGAACCCTTCCCGCTCACTGACGTCCAGTCCTCCTATCTGCTCGGGCGCAGCCGCGCCTACGAGTACGGCGGCGTCGGTTGCCAGGCCTACCTCGAAGTGCGGTTTCCGCGGTTCGAACCGAGCCGGGTGCGTGAGGCCTGGCGCACACTGGTGGAACGCCACGACGCCCTTCGGACCGTCATCCATCCCGACGGCTACCAGCAGGTGCTGCGCGAGGTCCCCGAGCAGCGCGTCGAGATCGCGGACCTGCGCGACGCCCCCGCCGGCGAGTGCCGGGAAGCGGCCGGACGCGCCCGGACCGAGCTGTCCGCGCGTGACTTCCGCCCCGAGGAGTGGCCGCTCCACGAACTGCGTGTCACCGCGGGGGAGCGGGAGGTGGTGGTCCACCTCGCGATCGACCTGCTGATCTGTGACTACGCCAGCGTCCAGCTGCTGCTGGGCGAACTGGAGCAGCTGTGCCTGCGTCCGGACCTCGGCCTGCCCGAACCGGAGATCCGCTACCGCGACTACCTCACAGCCGAACGCGGCCTGCGCGACGAGACGTTCGAACGCGACCGCGCCTACTGGTGGAACAGGCTGGACGCGGCGGACCGGGGCGACGCGGACAGCCCCGACGCCGAAGCGGTGCCGCTCGCACCCGCCCCGGCACTGCCGCTTGCCGCCCCCTCCGGCCAGGCACGGGGCGGCGGCCCACTGCCCGACGACGAGGCGGCGGACCGTGGCGCCCCGGCTGAGGACACCCCACGATTCGAACGGCTTCAGAGCCAACTTCCCCCCGATCTCTGGCAGAAGCTGCGGCAACGGGCCGCCGGACACGGAGTCACCCCGACCGTCGCACTGCTCTCCGCGTACGCCGAGGTGGTCGGACGATGGAGCGGGCAGAGCGCGTTCACCCTGGATCTGCCCCTGTTCAACCGGCTTCCCCTGCACCCGGAAGTCCCCCTTCTCGTAGGCGACTTCACCTCGGTGGAACTGCTGACCGTCGACGGGTCCGCAGGCGGTTCCTTCGCCGCTCGCGCGCAGGCGGTGCAGGCCCGGCTGTGGCAGGACCTGGACCACGGCATGTGCTCCGGCGTCGAGGTACTGCGCGAACTCGGCCGCCGCCGCGGCCGCGACGCGGCGCTCATGCCCGTCGTGTTCACCAGCACGGTCGGACTCGGTGACGGCGCCGACACCGATCCGCCGCGGCTGCGCGAGGGCGAGATCGTCCTCGGCCACAGCCGTACCCCCCACGTGTGGATCGACTGCCAGGTGATGGAGCACCGTGACGCCCTGCTGCTCGGCTGGGACGTGCGCTGCGACGTCCTCGCGGAGGGTGTCGCCGAGGAGGCCTTCGCCGCGTTCGAGGCGGCAGTGCGCCGGCTGGCCGACTCCGACGCGGCCTGGGGCCAGGCGTCGGTCGTGGATCTGCCGGAAGCTCAGCGCGAGCGCCGCGAGCGGGTCAGCCGAACGGAGCGTCCGCGGGCCGAACGGCTGCTGCACGACGCCGTCTTCGCCCAGGCCCTGACCACCCCGGACCGTCCCGCCGTCATCGCGGGCGACAGGCAGCTGACGTACGGTCAACTCGCGGCGGCGGCACGTTCGGTGGCCGCCGGCCTGGCCGCCGACGGCGACCCGGCCGGCCGGCTCGTCGGCATCGTGATGGACAAGGGCTGGGAGCAGATCGCCGCCGTCCTCGGCACTCTGCTGGCCGGCGCGGCCTACCTGCCGGTCGACACGGACCAGCCGGCCGCCCGACGCACCACCGTGCTGACCGACGCCGGGGTGAGCGCGGTGCTCACCCAGCCGTGGCTCACCGTCGACCTGCCCGGTGTCCGGACCCTGACGGTCGACGCCGTACCGGGCGCGGACACGCAGGCGCCCCCGCTGTCCCGGGCCACCCCGGACGACCCTGCCTACGTGATCTACACCTCCGGCTCGACGGGCACTCCCAAGGGAGTGGTGATCAGCCACCGGGCCGCGTGGAACACCGTGGCGGACGTCAACGAGCGGTTCGCGGTGGGCCCGGACGACCGGGTGCTCGGACTGTCCGGCCTCGGCTTCGACCTCTCCGTCTACGACGTCTTCGGACCGCTCGCCCACGGCGGCTGCCTCGTCCTGCCGGACGCCGGCCGTCACGCCGACCCCGCGCACTGGGCGGAGCTGGTGGACCGGCACGGCGTCACCCTCTGGAACTCCGTTCCGGCCCAGCTCCAGATGGTCGACAGCTACCTGGCCGGTGACACCGGGCAACGGCTGTCCTCGCTGCGCGTCGCGCTGCTGTCCGGCGACTGGATCCCGGTTCCCCTGGTCCACCGGATCGCCGCGCGGCTGCCCGGCTGCGCGCTGACCAGCCTCGGCGGGGCCACCGAGGCGGCCATCTGGTCGATCGTCCACCCCATCGCCCCCAAGGCGCTGACCGGACCGAGCGTGCCCTACGGGACCCCGCTGACGAACCAGGGCTGGCGCGTGCTGGACACCGCGCTGCGGGACTGCCCCGACCTCGTGCCCGGCGAGCTGTACATCACCGGGGCCGGGCTGGCGCTCGGCTATCTCGGCGACCCGGCGCGCACCGCCGAGCGATTCGTGACCCACCCCGGCACCGGGCAGCGGATGTACCGCACCGGCGACGTCGGCCGGTACCTGCGCGACGGCTCCATCGAACTGCTCGGCCGCGTCGACGACCAGGTGAAGATCCGCGGCCACCGCGTCGAACCCGGAGAACTCGCCGCGGCCATCGAGACGCACCCGGCGGTGGCCTCCGCGGTGGCCCTCGTGACGGGTGACGACCCCACCGCCCGCCGCCTGGCGGCATTCGCCACCACCGCCCCCGGATCGCGGCCGCTCCTGCCCGCCGACAGGGCCGCGCTCGACGCGGCGGCCGCGGCCGGGGCCGAGATCGGCGCGGCCGTCGACCCCGCCCTGCTCACCGCCTTCCTGGACCTGGCGGACGAGGTCGCCCTCTCGGCGATCGCCCAAACCCTGCGCGCGGCAGGCCTGTTCGCCGGTCCGGACGCCGCACACACCGTCCACGAGGCGGCCGCAGCCCTGGGCGCGCACACCCGGCACACGCGCGCCGTCCGCCGCTGGCTGCGCGCCCTGACCGGCGCCGGCCGACTGCGCCACGATGCGGCCGCCGACCGGTACGCCGGCCTGTCCACCGACGGATTCACCGACCCGCACGAGGGCTGGCGGCGGCTGGAGGAACTCGGAGAGCGCCTGGACTACGGCGCCGACCTGTTGAGGCTGGTGCGCACCAGCAGCGAGCACCTGCCCGAACTGCTGCGCGGCGAGGAGGACCCCCTGGCTCTTCTCTTCCCGCAGGGCAACCTGGACGTGGCGGAGGCCACCTACCGCGACAACCTGGTCAGCCGCTCACTGAACCGGGTCGCCGTGGCAGGGCTGCGCGCCCTGGCCGCCCGGCACGAGGGCGGCGAACCGCTGCGCGTGCTGGAGGTCGGCGCGGGTGTCGGCGGCACCAGCATCGACCTCATCCCCGAACTGGCCGGGTTCGAGGTCGACTACCTCTTCACCGACATCTCCCGGTTCTTCCTGGGAGAGGCGCGCAGACGCTTCGAGCGGTACCCGTGGGTGCGCTACGGGCTCTTCGACATCAACGTGGACGCCGCGGAGCAGGGGCTCGGCGCGAACTCCTTCGACGTCGTCCTGTGCGCCAACGTCCTGCACAACTCCAAGGACGCCGCGCAGACCCTGCGTCGTCTGCGCGAACTGCTCGCGCCGGGCGGCTGGCTGGTCTTCATGGAGGCCACGCTGGAGCGTCATCCGCTGCTGGTGTCGATGGAGTTCATCGACGGACTCAGCTCCGGCTTCGACGACGTACGACGAAGCGGGGACCAGACCTTCCTGACGCACCGCCAGTGGACGGACCTGCTGGCGCAGGCCGGTGCCGAGCCGGAGCTGTGCTTCCCCGCACCGGACGACGCACTGGCGCTCGCCGGGCAGCAGGTGTTCTTCACCCGGCTGAAGACCGACCGCGCCGCGCTGACCCACGCGGAACTCACCCGCCACCTCGCCCAGCGGCTGCCCGACTACCTGCTGCCGTCCCACCTGGAGATCCTCGACGACTTCCCGCTCACCCCGAACGGCAAGACCGACCGCGCCCGGCTGCGCCGCAGACTGCCCGCGTCCGGCCGGACCGACATGGGCACCGCCGCCGCTCAGCGGCCCGCCGACGAGCTCGAACGCCGACTGGCCGCGCTCTGGGCCCAGGTGCTGGAACGCCCCCACGTGGGCCGCGACGACGACTTCTTCCGCCTCGGCGGCGACTCACTGCTGGTGGCCCGGCTGGTCGGGCGCCTGCGCGAGGAGGAACCCGCGGCGGCCGGCATCGACTGGGAGCACCTGCTGCGGCAGATGCTCCAGTGCCCGACGATCGCCGCTCTCGCGAACTTCCTTCGCGAAGCCCGGACTTCGCCCGAGCCGAGTCCGCGGCCCGGCACCGGCGGCGCCCGGATGACGCCGACACTGCTCGCCGACGGCCCCGAGGACCGCCCCGCGACGGTACTGGTGCACGACGGCAGTGGCACCCTGCTGCCCTACCAGGCCCTGCTGGACGAGTACCGGCGCCGACCGGCGCGGGGTGCGCTCATCGGCCTGGAGGCGGGCTCGTCCGACCGGTATCTGGAGGTGGAACCGGCCCTGCTCATCAGCCGCCTGGGCGGCGAGTACGCGCGGACGCTGCTCGCCGACGGCCGGCGGCGCCTGCGGGTGATCGGCTACTGCATGGGCGGTCTGATCGCCACCGAGGTCGCCAGGGCTCTCGCCGAGGGCGGGGCCGAGGTGACCGACCTGACCGTGATCAGCTGCTACCGGCCGCCCTTCGAGGTGTATGACGACCTGATCGCCGAGTACACCTTCGCGCTGTCCCTGGGAGTCGATCCGGCCACGGTCGGCTTCCCGGCCGACTCGTACACCCTGGGCGAGGCCATCGCAGCCGTGCTCGAAACCACCCCGGGCCGCCTGGGCAACGGCGCCCTGGCCAGGCTCGGCGCCCCCTTCGACAAGGTCGCGCGGCACTTCCAGGACCTCGCCGGACAACACCCCGCGGAACGCCTCGACATCCTCGCCCGTGCCGCCGAGCAGTTCACCGGCCCGCTGGACCGCGACCGGCTCGCCCGGCGCTACGACGTCTTCAGGCACAGCCTCTTCGCGGTGACCCGCTACCGGCCCCAGCCCTACGCCGGCGACATCACGTTCCTGCGGCACACCGGACAGTACGGTTTCCTGCCCGGCCTCCAGCAGGACATGACCGCCTACTGGCAGGACGTCTGCCTCGGCGACCTGCGCGTCCACGACATCGACGGCGACCACTTCGGCTGTGTCGCCGGACCACGGGCGGCCGCGGTGCGCGATCTGCTCGGCGACGGTGCCCGGTGA
- a CDS encoding saccharopine dehydrogenase NADP-binding domain-containing protein: MNGCPLCDCGGAGHAGDRPVVGVLGASGVVGAAAVRALSALGVETFRLGARRPGAVAEVAHRLPHGAAETWAVDLDDPDRLAEFCAGCRVVLNCAGPSYQVRGRVARAALAVGADYVDVAGDEPAHAELSTIDVAVLGRSAVLSAGMLPGLSALLPRWLAERGTGADRATPPGTSHGEAAGGRLTAWTGGLERCSRTVAADLLLSIGTGGPGRAAASAGPVPSYGESLAAWRDGRRVSRALSAEDDAELPFFPGAVAVRPYLSGEAERLARALDLDGLDWFNVFPGHRVRDALGALGGFLAERAGRAGRAEGESAGGPGRALDAAAERLARACELDLVGRRAYYRMVFALESASGATTTAVLGTGDSYRLTATVGALAVASCLAGRVPPGLHYAAEVLDPAETVRLLGSIPGVTLDVSHAPIELGTAVGAL; this comes from the coding sequence GTGAACGGCTGCCCGCTGTGCGACTGCGGCGGCGCCGGCCACGCCGGTGACCGACCGGTGGTCGGCGTGCTGGGCGCCTCGGGTGTCGTCGGCGCGGCCGCCGTCCGGGCGCTGAGCGCCCTCGGCGTCGAGACGTTCCGGCTCGGCGCACGACGGCCCGGCGCGGTCGCGGAGGTCGCCCACCGCCTCCCGCACGGTGCCGCGGAGACCTGGGCGGTCGACCTGGACGACCCGGACCGGCTCGCGGAGTTCTGCGCCGGCTGTAGGGTCGTACTGAACTGCGCGGGCCCCTCGTACCAGGTACGGGGGCGGGTGGCCAGGGCGGCCCTCGCCGTCGGGGCCGACTACGTCGACGTGGCCGGGGACGAGCCCGCCCACGCCGAGCTGTCCACCATCGACGTGGCCGTCCTCGGCCGCAGTGCGGTGCTGTCGGCCGGCATGCTGCCGGGGCTGTCCGCGCTGCTGCCCCGCTGGCTGGCGGAGCGGGGCACCGGCGCGGACCGCGCGACACCTCCCGGGACCAGCCACGGGGAAGCCGCCGGCGGACGGCTCACTGCATGGACGGGCGGGCTGGAACGGTGCAGTCGCACCGTGGCCGCCGACCTGCTCCTGTCCATCGGCACCGGTGGGCCCGGGCGGGCCGCAGCGAGCGCCGGACCCGTGCCGTCGTACGGGGAGTCCCTCGCGGCCTGGCGCGACGGCCGCCGCGTCAGCCGGGCCCTGTCCGCCGAGGACGACGCCGAACTGCCCTTCTTTCCCGGGGCGGTGGCGGTGCGGCCCTATCTCAGCGGCGAGGCGGAGCGGCTGGCCCGGGCGCTGGACCTGGACGGACTCGACTGGTTCAACGTCTTTCCCGGCCACCGCGTCCGGGACGCGCTCGGCGCCCTCGGCGGCTTCCTCGCCGAGCGCGCCGGGCGGGCCGGGCGGGCCGAGGGGGAGAGCGCGGGCGGTCCGGGACGGGCGTTGGACGCCGCCGCCGAGCGGCTGGCCCGCGCCTGCGAACTGGACCTCGTCGGCCGCCGCGCCTACTACCGCATGGTGTTCGCCCTGGAATCCGCCTCCGGTGCCACCACCACCGCGGTGCTCGGCACCGGCGACAGCTACCGGCTCACCGCCACCGTCGGCGCCCTCGCCGTCGCCTCCTGCCTCGCGGGCCGCGTACCACCCGGACTGCACTACGCGGCGGAGGTACTCGACCCCGCCGAGACGGTCCGCCTGCTCGGCTCGATTCCCGGAGTCACCCTCGACGTGTCACACGCCCCGATCGAACTGGGCACCGCGGTGGGCGCCCTGTGA